The Zestosphaera sp. genome has a window encoding:
- a CDS encoding threonyl-tRNA synthetase editing domain-containing protein: MKTLLIHAESFATKTTEKALEEAEEIPGEYSVELRNVLVVFTTVEDGDSRNLVKLASDFVRDLKELVLKLKPATIILYPYAHLSRNLAKPREALEVLKFLEKTLQEEVKEIPVYRAPFGWYKQFSINCYGHPLSELSREYRVREEFITTGYNECLVSSKTVGTYELTPDSRYVKTMKWVLSKHKCLDVVAARWRPSERINEILSKFRFKLVEDIGLRLHRLDPALIIEDKLLELSESIINELKQTHDLHGEKIVTQGYSKDSGKSEEFLCFTTVEDLKHCVSSEATSDHIKTLIELDVLRERNSYYFYEVVSVLKEPKPTDFRNYLTCLRKPQLTVLLNSEREALNLLRDLLSHVLRKLKKIELLDSLVPVFIVSQKIFEEGIQNSLNEVFNEFYEELLVVVKKDKTPWELAVEVYYIDSTETPTLLTKTSLWASTHELSEPSHKHVVTLASELLGPLEVLVYALIDKAHKTELAGKTPYIPAFLMPTQVRIIPVSKDHAGYAELIASRLRDAGVKADIDYREVGLGKKIRDAGINWIPYIVVVGDREKESETVNVRIRSTGLQKSMRIDEFVEFVKAALS, from the coding sequence TTGAAGACTCTGCTAATACACGCTGAGTCGTTCGCGACTAAGACGACAGAAAAAGCACTTGAAGAAGCTGAGGAAATACCTGGCGAGTACTCAGTCGAGCTCAGGAATGTCTTAGTAGTCTTCACTACAGTTGAGGACGGGGACTCAAGAAACTTAGTTAAGCTAGCGTCAGATTTTGTGAGAGACCTTAAAGAACTAGTGCTTAAGCTGAAGCCCGCCACCATAATTTTATACCCCTACGCTCACCTCTCAAGAAATCTTGCAAAACCTCGTGAAGCTCTAGAAGTGCTTAAGTTTCTTGAGAAAACCTTGCAAGAAGAGGTTAAAGAGATACCCGTGTATCGAGCTCCTTTCGGGTGGTATAAGCAGTTCTCTATCAACTGTTACGGACACCCCCTCTCAGAACTTTCAAGAGAGTATAGGGTTAGAGAAGAATTCATAACTACAGGATATAATGAGTGTTTAGTATCTAGTAAGACTGTCGGCACATACGAGCTAACGCCAGACTCAAGGTACGTGAAGACTATGAAATGGGTTCTGAGTAAGCATAAGTGTTTAGACGTGGTTGCAGCGCGGTGGAGACCTAGCGAAAGAATCAATGAAATACTAAGTAAATTCCGGTTTAAGCTAGTAGAAGATATTGGGTTAAGACTTCATAGACTGGACCCAGCCCTAATAATTGAAGACAAGCTACTTGAGTTGAGTGAGTCAATCATCAACGAGCTTAAGCAAACACACGACCTACACGGAGAAAAAATAGTAACTCAAGGTTACTCGAAAGACTCGGGAAAAAGCGAAGAGTTTCTGTGTTTCACTACAGTCGAAGACCTTAAACACTGCGTTAGTAGTGAAGCTACTTCAGACCATATTAAGACACTGATAGAGTTAGACGTTCTTAGAGAGAGGAATAGCTACTACTTCTATGAGGTAGTGAGTGTCTTGAAAGAGCCTAAGCCAACCGACTTCAGAAACTACCTAACATGTTTAAGGAAACCTCAGTTGACTGTGTTGCTGAATAGCGAGAGAGAAGCTCTCAACTTATTAAGAGACCTCTTAAGTCATGTGCTGAGAAAATTAAAGAAAATCGAGTTACTAGATAGCTTAGTGCCTGTCTTTATAGTCAGTCAAAAAATATTTGAGGAAGGCATACAGAACTCCCTAAATGAAGTCTTTAATGAGTTCTATGAGGAGTTGCTAGTAGTAGTTAAGAAAGACAAGACGCCGTGGGAACTAGCAGTAGAGGTCTATTACATAGACTCAACCGAAACACCAACACTACTGACTAAGACTTCCTTATGGGCATCTACTCACGAACTTTCAGAGCCTAGCCATAAGCACGTAGTCACTCTAGCGTCAGAATTACTGGGTCCTCTTGAAGTCCTTGTGTATGCTTTAATAGATAAGGCTCATAAAACAGAGTTAGCTGGCAAAACACCTTACATACCAGCATTCTTAATGCCTACGCAAGTTAGGATAATACCTGTAAGTAAAGACCACGCAGGATATGCAGAGCTCATTGCAAGTAGATTGCGTGACGCGGGAGTTAAAGCAGACATAGACTATAGGGAGGTTGGGTTAGGTAAGAAGATACGAGACGCAGGAATTAATTGGATACCATACATAGTAGTAGTTGGTGATAGAGAAAAAGAAAGTGAGACTGTTAATGTGAGGATACGCAGTACAGGCTTACAGAAATCAATGAGAATCGATGAATTCGTAGAATTCGTGAAAGCGGCTCTTTCGTGA
- a CDS encoding KH domain-containing protein, with amino-acid sequence MSSAGRVPQGLRRVYLNVRPERLGVLIGEGGKTLRDLENRTQTIVSVDSLNSSVVIEAATPETPIEMVLRASDFIKAIDAGFSPERALRLLDEDMVLIIINLKEVIGDSQSHLYRVKARVIGEEGKVRTNIEQLTGTYISVYDDLVAIIGDYEGAYLAREAIEMLIQGREHSTVYRFLNKKVRELKRKRLTEYWRKDFSTKEVKS; translated from the coding sequence ATGAGTAGTGCGGGCAGGGTACCTCAAGGTTTGAGGAGAGTGTATTTAAATGTGAGACCTGAGAGGCTCGGCGTGTTGATAGGTGAGGGTGGTAAGACATTAAGAGATCTTGAGAATAGGACTCAAACGATCGTGAGTGTCGACAGTTTAAACAGTAGCGTAGTAATTGAGGCGGCGACTCCTGAGACACCTATTGAGATGGTATTGAGAGCTTCAGACTTTATTAAAGCTATTGACGCAGGCTTCAGTCCTGAGAGGGCGTTGAGGTTATTAGATGAAGACATGGTACTAATAATCATAAACTTAAAAGAAGTTATAGGAGATTCACAGAGTCATCTCTACAGAGTTAAAGCAAGAGTCATAGGTGAGGAGGGAAAAGTAAGAACAAACATAGAGCAGCTGACGGGAACTTACATAAGTGTTTATGATGATTTAGTAGCTATTATCGGGGATTACGAGGGAGCGTATCTAGCCAGAGAAGCGATAGAAATGCTTATTCAAGGAAGAGAACACTCAACAGTGTACAGATTTCTTAACAAGAAAGTAAGAGAACTAAAGCGTAAGAGACTCACAGAGTACTGGAGAAAAGACTTCAGTACTAAGGAAGTAAAGAGTTAA
- a CDS encoding serine protein kinase RIO: MFETVEEVFDRATVQAVLKLMRKGVIRDLKGVVSAGKESRVYWGKGPEGRDLAVKIYLTSSAEFRKGMMRYIIGDYRFDKSIPKSTRKLVILWAKKEFNNFTELFKAGVSVPEPIDQYENVLVMEFIGDDGVRAPLLKETNLTAEEYSTIFQQIIEDVRKAYLKAKLVHGDLSEYNVMIWNKRHYIIDVSQAVPITHPNATNLLQRDLRNIIRFFEYVGVNTPTLSNVLEYITGKTSKLELE; this comes from the coding sequence TTGTTCGAGACTGTAGAAGAAGTTTTTGATAGAGCAACTGTTCAAGCAGTTCTTAAGCTGATGAGGAAGGGAGTGATACGTGACCTTAAGGGAGTCGTCAGCGCTGGTAAGGAATCAAGAGTTTACTGGGGTAAAGGACCTGAGGGACGTGATTTAGCAGTCAAGATATACTTGACGTCATCAGCGGAATTCAGGAAAGGCATGATGAGGTACATAATAGGTGATTACAGATTTGACAAAAGCATACCTAAGTCTACTAGGAAGCTAGTCATTTTGTGGGCTAAGAAAGAATTCAACAACTTTACTGAGCTTTTTAAGGCGGGAGTTTCCGTGCCTGAACCCATAGACCAGTACGAGAATGTGTTGGTTATGGAATTCATAGGAGATGACGGCGTAAGAGCACCCCTACTAAAAGAAACTAACCTAACTGCGGAGGAGTACTCAACAATCTTTCAGCAAATCATCGAGGACGTTAGAAAAGCTTACTTAAAAGCTAAGTTAGTACACGGAGATCTGAGCGAGTATAACGTAATGATATGGAACAAGAGACACTACATAATAGACGTTAGTCAGGCAGTACCCATCACACACCCTAACGCCACGAATCTGCTACAGAGAGACTTAAGAAACATAATCAGGTTCTTCGAGTACGTGGGAGTCAATACCCCCACACTAAGTAATGTCCTTGAGTACATCACCGGAAAAACAAGCAAGCTAGAATTAGAATAA
- a CDS encoding translation initiation factor aIF-1A — protein MGKKKVDAVSETPYPNPDEGTVVCVVTEPMGGNYVKAICMDGKERKLRIPGKLRHKVWINVKDVVLVGKWEFDEGRGDILYKYGRDEKKKLIEMGFLDPSLTEGVGEL, from the coding sequence TTGGGCAAGAAGAAGGTTGACGCAGTCTCGGAAACTCCTTACCCTAACCCTGATGAAGGTACTGTAGTTTGCGTAGTTACCGAGCCTATGGGAGGCAACTACGTGAAAGCCATATGTATGGACGGGAAAGAGCGGAAGCTGAGAATACCTGGGAAACTCAGGCATAAAGTTTGGATAAACGTTAAAGATGTAGTCTTAGTCGGTAAGTGGGAGTTTGACGAGGGTAGGGGAGACATCCTATACAAGTACGGGAGAGATGAGAAGAAGAAGCTTATTGAGATGGGGTTCTTAGACCCTTCACTAACTGAGGGTGTGGGTGAGCTTTAA
- a CDS encoding NMD3-related protein: protein MSFAGRFCLRCGKRETSNEPLIDGLCVDCFVRERPIVSVPDKIALVRCPVCGSLYMSGSWIPSTGNDEELIRYYIDEAVIKKGKTHPAFKDIQVAVLSTGNNRAELLIKSSFAGKSVEQAFIVSYKIDARLCPKCLSVKTRDYEAVLQIRFVGEPTEGVKKRIAKLIGSVRSISSNITDYEELREGINVKFSNVSVARQAASYLQGMLGGYVKESWKLHGIVRGKRHGKLSIVLRIPQLVPGDLIDFRDSLMEVLSIQKDKLVLRDLARDEVLKIGVKSLTRDEFRLLSSEDYAVSECVVTDFKNYEVIARCEEGATVKTSFPKYLSVGERIQIITYRGSNYVKRLAGR, encoded by the coding sequence ATGAGTTTTGCTGGCAGGTTTTGCTTGAGGTGTGGGAAGAGGGAGACCAGTAATGAACCGTTAATCGATGGCTTATGCGTAGATTGCTTCGTTAGAGAGAGACCTATAGTAAGTGTCCCTGATAAGATAGCTTTAGTAAGATGTCCTGTTTGCGGGTCTCTCTACATGAGTGGTTCATGGATACCTTCCACGGGAAATGACGAAGAACTAATACGATACTATATTGATGAGGCTGTGATAAAGAAGGGGAAGACTCACCCGGCATTCAAAGATATTCAGGTAGCGGTTTTGAGTACTGGCAACAATCGTGCGGAGTTGCTCATAAAGTCTTCATTTGCTGGCAAATCTGTAGAGCAAGCATTCATAGTTAGTTACAAGATAGACGCTAGGTTATGTCCTAAGTGCTTGAGTGTTAAGACTAGAGACTACGAAGCTGTACTACAGATAAGATTTGTGGGAGAACCTACGGAAGGGGTGAAGAAGAGGATAGCTAAGTTGATAGGTAGCGTGAGGAGCATTAGTAGCAACATAACAGACTATGAGGAATTACGTGAAGGAATAAACGTAAAGTTTAGTAACGTATCGGTAGCTCGGCAAGCAGCAAGCTACTTGCAAGGCATGCTTGGAGGGTATGTCAAGGAATCGTGGAAACTCCACGGGATAGTAAGAGGTAAGAGACACGGCAAGTTATCCATAGTGTTGAGAATTCCTCAGTTAGTTCCCGGAGACTTAATAGATTTTAGGGATTCACTAATGGAGGTCCTCAGCATCCAGAAAGACAAGCTAGTTCTAAGAGACCTAGCTAGGGATGAAGTCTTGAAGATAGGCGTGAAATCCTTAACCAGAGACGAGTTCAGACTGTTAAGTTCTGAAGATTACGCGGTCAGCGAGTGTGTGGTGACAGACTTCAAAAACTATGAAGTCATTGCTAGATGTGAGGAGGGAGCGACAGTCAAGACTAGCTTCCCTAAGTACTTGAGTGTTGGAGAGAGGATCCAGATAATAACGTATAGGGGCTCAAATTATGTTAAGCGGCTAGCAGGGAGATAA
- a CDS encoding DUF424 family protein, protein MSVLSKDESSSLEGGSESQVMVYVKIHATTDISQDFREIVAICDEELLGKKFQEGNVVLHVNEEFFKGFLTTLNEAMHHARNASIVVLAGEASVSRAVEEGLVHPDAILRVSGVPYAQVVRL, encoded by the coding sequence TTGAGCGTCTTGAGTAAAGACGAGTCTTCAAGTCTTGAAGGAGGTTCTGAGTCTCAAGTAATGGTTTATGTGAAGATACACGCTACTACCGACATATCTCAAGACTTTAGGGAGATAGTAGCTATATGTGATGAAGAACTTCTAGGGAAAAAATTTCAGGAAGGTAATGTCGTGTTGCACGTGAATGAAGAGTTTTTTAAGGGGTTTTTAACTACCCTAAACGAAGCTATGCATCACGCAAGGAATGCTTCCATAGTTGTTCTCGCGGGTGAGGCCTCCGTAAGCAGAGCCGTTGAAGAAGGGTTAGTGCATCCCGACGCTATACTTAGGGTGAGTGGCGTGCCTTACGCTCAGGTGGTTAGGTTATGA
- a CDS encoding translation initiation factor IF-2 subunit beta produces the protein MSGLPSYEELLRELYEKLPEKRSQTVTLDIPDLEIVHVGLQTQIKNFKTVCDVILREPKVCARYLLKELAARGTIDESGVFTIYSRVSSQTINALFKRFLDSYVICKTCGSYQTELRKQGKIWVIRCLACGAEAPVKPV, from the coding sequence GTGAGTGGGTTACCGTCTTACGAGGAGCTACTTAGGGAATTATATGAGAAGCTCCCTGAGAAGAGGAGTCAAACAGTAACTCTTGATATACCAGATTTAGAGATAGTTCATGTAGGACTCCAAACACAAATTAAGAATTTCAAGACTGTTTGCGACGTTATCTTGAGAGAGCCTAAGGTGTGTGCTAGGTACCTCCTTAAAGAGTTAGCTGCTAGAGGGACTATAGACGAGTCCGGAGTATTCACTATATACTCGCGTGTTTCATCACAAACTATTAACGCGCTGTTTAAGAGATTTCTGGACAGCTACGTCATCTGCAAGACTTGCGGTTCTTACCAGACTGAGTTGAGGAAGCAAGGCAAGATATGGGTAATAAGGTGCTTAGCTTGTGGCGCTGAAGCTCCTGTAAAGCCTGTGTGA
- a CDS encoding tRNA (N(6)-L-threonylcarbamoyladenosine(37)-C(2))-methylthiotransferase — MKIYIETYGCALNNADTALMKKILVSRGHEIVSRPDDAEVIIVNTCTVRLDTEQRILKRLHQLKKFLSNNGRVKLIVAGCMAAAQPYTITKTVSEASLVSPQNITRIHEVVENSGKSVMISGERDTTLLCPLVEGFTAAIPIAEGCLGNCSFCITKIARRKLRSYKPDLIVKAVKEAVSRGAIEIDLTAQDTAAYGIDLGSVRLHNLLKAIVEEVRGNYMLRVGMANPDSMLPILDEFLDIMKHPNVFKYVHIPLQSGSDKVLKLMRRKYTYDDYKSLVIEIRKKIPEVQLATDIIVGHPGEDEEDFDLTVKALKEVIPDKVHIAQYTIRPRTEAASMKQVSDSIKKYRSTELGKVVEEIGSTLNSAYVGTRAWVIVSRRSFRGTPVGRTINYKPVVINGLEDVGVSGYVEITQHTFYDLRGYWSPLNTDS, encoded by the coding sequence ATGAAGATATACATAGAAACATATGGGTGTGCGCTGAATAACGCTGACACAGCCCTAATGAAGAAAATCTTAGTTAGCAGAGGTCATGAGATAGTGTCTCGCCCTGACGACGCTGAAGTAATCATAGTCAACACCTGCACTGTAAGACTAGACACTGAACAAAGAATCTTGAAAAGACTACATCAACTTAAGAAATTCTTGAGCAACAACGGTAGAGTTAAGTTAATAGTTGCCGGGTGTATGGCGGCTGCACAACCCTACACAATCACCAAGACAGTCTCTGAAGCCTCACTAGTGTCACCGCAAAACATTACTAGAATTCATGAAGTTGTTGAAAATTCTGGGAAGTCTGTCATGATCAGTGGTGAGAGAGACACTACCTTACTATGCCCGCTAGTAGAGGGTTTCACGGCAGCTATACCTATAGCCGAGGGTTGCTTAGGTAACTGCTCTTTCTGCATAACTAAGATAGCTAGACGTAAGTTAAGGTCTTACAAGCCTGACCTAATTGTTAAGGCTGTAAAAGAAGCTGTCAGTAGAGGAGCTATCGAGATAGACCTCACAGCTCAGGATACTGCAGCGTACGGTATAGACTTAGGTAGTGTCAGACTCCACAACCTCCTCAAAGCTATAGTAGAGGAGGTGAGAGGCAACTACATGCTTAGGGTTGGGATGGCCAACCCAGACAGCATGCTCCCAATACTTGACGAGTTTTTAGATATTATGAAACACCCTAACGTATTCAAGTACGTACACATACCCCTACAATCAGGCAGCGATAAGGTCTTGAAACTTATGAGGAGGAAGTATACGTACGATGACTACAAGTCTTTAGTAATAGAAATAAGGAAGAAAATACCTGAAGTTCAGCTAGCAACAGACATAATAGTCGGGCATCCGGGCGAAGACGAAGAAGATTTCGATTTGACTGTTAAAGCTCTTAAGGAAGTAATTCCCGACAAAGTACACATAGCTCAGTACACGATACGCCCCAGGACAGAGGCCGCGTCAATGAAGCAAGTCTCAGACTCGATCAAGAAGTATCGAAGCACGGAATTAGGTAAAGTTGTAGAAGAAATAGGCTCTACTCTGAATTCCGCATACGTAGGTACGAGAGCCTGGGTCATCGTGTCAAGAAGGTCTTTCAGGGGGACTCCTGTAGGCAGAACGATAAACTATAAGCCTGTAGTGATTAATGGCTTAGAAGACGTGGGCGTTAGCGGGTATGTTGAGATAACGCAACACACGTTTTACGACTTAAGAGGTTATTGGAGTCCCCTTAATACTGACTCTTAA
- a CDS encoding GNAT family N-acetyltransferase, which yields MEEVRVEKRGSVYMIRFDDGSKAWLSFKEENGKLYLLETFTPEQHRGKGYGAKLVEAAIRDAEMRGLKIVPVCSYSIYYFLKNKDARRILAEEYARMSDSELEEYFKKRVDEERRKH from the coding sequence TTGGAAGAAGTTCGTGTTGAGAAGAGAGGTAGTGTTTACATGATTAGATTTGATGACGGTTCTAAAGCCTGGCTTTCTTTCAAGGAAGAGAATGGCAAGCTATATCTCCTCGAGACCTTTACTCCAGAACAACACAGGGGAAAAGGTTACGGCGCTAAATTAGTTGAAGCAGCGATTAGAGATGCTGAGATGAGGGGTCTCAAAATAGTTCCTGTATGTAGCTACTCTATCTACTACTTCTTAAAAAACAAGGACGCTAGGAGAATACTTGCTGAAGAGTACGCTAGAATGAGTGATTCAGAATTAGAGGAATACTTCAAGAAGCGAGTAGATGAAGAGAGGAGAAAGCACTGA